ttgtctctaaaacctgaaaacacatgaaaatagcttaaaagactactttaactaagaaaacacaacataaatgcataagaactagctaactaaggcgcataaatatgctcctatcagagtggcaagttgccaaatgatattagagtacgggttgtacatttcatcacctggttggtggcataaagatgagtttcttcttcacctggttggtggcatgagtggcaagttgccaaatgatattagagtacgggttgtacatttcatcacttggttggtggcatgaaggagagtacgggttgtacatttcatcacctggttggtggcatgaatatgAGTTCCTACTTCACCTtattggtggcatgagtggcaagttgccaaatgatattagagtacgggttgtacatttcatcacctggttggtggcatgaaggaaagtacaggttgtacatttcatcacccgaTCGAGCCAAGCCTCCACCAACTGCCCATTTCTAGTGCCTCTCCAAGTCAATTTGAGACCGTTAAACTCCAAGTCCGTAACCTCCGGCTTGCAAATAAACTCCTCCAGGTATCTAGGCCTATTATATCTAACTTATCCACCTCCCGACTTCTCATGGTCCTACAAGAATTCATTAAAGTAACCACCACAAATCTATGGGATGTTGTCCAAGCTAAATTTCTGAATCATTCCCCTCCAAAAGTCCACATTCTTAGCCCGGTAAAAGGTTCCATAAACTCTTGTGAATCGAAACACACACTGAAAGTCAACACAGCTGCAAATAGCATCAATAAAGATTTTCAAATACTCCATTACTTCTACTTTCAACGAATCATCCCACCAGAGACTCAAATCACCAGCTATTCCTACCGGAGCGACATTGAAACCATTAGAGTAACAACCCATACGCCGCCTAACCCCTTATATTTTATGATCTCTCACTTTAGTTTCCGAAAGAAAGATCATAAAGGGCTTATGTTTCTTGATTAGCCCATGTAGGACCCGAACTACCATGTCCAACCCAAGACGTTCCAAAAAAGATCTATCATAGTAACCGTGCGGATATTGAAAGCCAGCAGCCACCACCTTAAGATAAGGTTAACGCAGAGATATCCTCCATGTATCCCTACATATCATGATACTCTACCAAAACTTCCTGCAGTTCCTCATTCACGTAGATCGCTTTCTCCATCATCAGGCATGTCTCCCTTATGCTCATTTTCCTTAGTTTTTCTGCAACCTTCTCCTTTCTCTCATTTATTATTCTACTTTCTTCCtctattttacttttttctGTAGGGAGTGCACCATCTCTTTGCTCTTAATTTCCAGCTCCCTCTTGGTACTTCTGCCACTCACCTCCTTATGAATAGCACGACCACTCTCTCTAAAAATCATCTCCATACTTGTCTCTGCCCCCTGTTTTATCTATGGAATATGGGTTTAAGTCTATGGCACAATAACTACTCCCTCAGTTTGAGTATAAATTTCTTCATGAATTTCCTCAATCATGACCGTAGGATTTCTTCCTTGCTCATTGTGCATCTCTATGGTCTCAAAGCCTATGACAAAACGATGGTTCAACAGAGGCCTACATCCTTCCACTGGGTCAGGTTGAAATTTTGTCCTTCGCTCATTCTCTGTAGTCTATGCcactcttttttccttttcctttatcCTAATGCAGTATTGCTGGGTTAGGTCCACTATGTTATGTACTCCTTCCATGGTAACGTCCCCAATAATGTCCTTCGTATGTTGCTGACTGGGAAGCCTAGATCATACTCTTGTTGCACCAGCATACCTTCGTTCCCCCAAAGTAATAGCTATAGGTCTTGGAGATTCTATAATATCTCAAATTGGTGCTGCTTTTGTCCATTCTCCATACCTTGCCATACCACCCTTCATAGGTTCAAAGGAACATTCAGTGTTAGAGTGTCCAATTCTACCACATCAATAACAAAAGTCTTTTAATCTTTCGTACCGAAACTCAATCCAAGTATCATTATTATTGTCTCTTGGGAGCCAACACCTTGTGGTCAGAGGGTTCGAGGTGTTTACAGCTACCTTTACTCTCAAGAATCCTCGAACTTTCgcttggtcttcaaattcctcAACTCCCCAATTTTTGTTGCTAGACGCTTCACATTTTCTTCCGAGTTGAGATTTGGTGGTACACCTCTAATTTGTACCCAAAAGGAGACAACTTCCATTCAGTGCTAGCTCTTATGGTCATCTTTTAACAGAAAATTTTTGTTTCATGACTGCCCACGGCACTTGGTTTAGAATTTTAGCAGCAATACTTTCATCTTGGAAAGTGATGATAAAGGTATTGTCTCTGACCCAATTGAGTTCTACTTCCCTCATCTCTTTCCATGAGGATCTAAGGATATTTCTAACCCCCTATTTGTTGAGGGTTTTGTTAACCAATGTTGTGCCCCCTAATTTGACCCATTGCTCCATTATGGATAGATCCATATTCCTCTCAAGGTGGACCACCAATTCCTCCAGATGTGTACGAATGGTAAACTGTTAAGGCTCTACCcagattttcactcaattttttgttttctctcCTTCACACCTCACAACTTTTTAACTTCAGTTGTAGGTACACAAGGACCACAAACATAATAACCGAGGGTTGTATACTTCTATTAATTCCTAATCTGAAACGTACCTTGCCATTCATGCCCGACTTAAAGGTAGCTGAGTAGTTAGCCCTACATTTGACGAAGTGAGTAGTTGGAGGTATTCTTGTGTCTTTCCCTTGCCAGAGTTTGGTTGGAGTAATTTATGCATATTCCATTTGCCCTGGTTTCCTGATCTGCCAGCCTTAGTAGGGTTTCCTTTGCATTTATCTTTGATGGGTGGGGTTCTAATCCTTCTCCTACCTACCATCCCCGCTAATGGAACCATTCAAGCCCAAGATCCGAGCTGGAGGGGGGAATGACTTGACAGAGATAAGGGATTTGGTAAAAATGTGCACACAAAGGGATCAAAGGAATATGGATTTAGAGACAAGTGAGAAGGAAAAGGGATATTAAATTATGGGGGAAAATGAGTGGTTGAACTTGAAAGAAGTTAATAGCAGAATAGGGACTTAGAGACAAGTGAGATGGAAAGGATGTCTAGAATTATGGGAAAAAAAGAAATGGTTGGAAGAACTTAAAAGCGCAACAATAAAAGTTCAGAAAGTTGTTTATAACTAAGGCATCTCTCTAACGCTCGCAGAGGAAGAGAATTGCTCTCACAATGGAGAGGCTCTCACGGAGGAGAGAACTTTTTCAGGGGAGGAGAGAAATTGTTGCTTCTTTATTTGACCTTGGGAGGAAAGTCGATTGTGGGCTGTCCatctccctctttctcttctTGTCATAACCTACATTATCCAATAAAATTGATATTTTTAAGTGATCTGGCTACAATAGTAGATATCACTCAGTGGTACaatttttatagaaaatgaaAGATCCAAACATTGCAAAGATCCATTAAATCTTTATATGCAAGTCCTAGTCATTAATTTTCTAGACCACTCATAGGTATGTACCACAAAGTCAAAATTGCTAATTAAGCTAGATTTATTGTCATAACCTACATCATTTAAACCATGATATTGACAAAATGCGAAAATACTCCTGAAAGATAAGTGGTATAGTAATTTTCCATTTTAAATTAGACCTAAAGCAAAAAAGAAATAGGTGATTTATTGGTTGGATAATCCCTATAACACAGAGCGGAGCCATTAGAAATAAATGCTTGGTCAAGGGTTGAGAATAGGGGTGGGCGTGGGTTGGTTTCGGTGGGTTTTGGGCCAAAGTTGAAACCGAACCGACCTAGTCGGTTAGGCCAAAATTGCAAACCAAAACCAACTAAGCTGGGTCTAAAACTGATTAGGTCGGTTAACTGACAATGGGGGGTTGGTTTGCATCGGTTCTCAGTTTGTTTGAAGATGAAAATACATAACAAGTTCTCTCTCAAAAACTACAGAATGTAGCAGCAGTATGAGTGATTGTTCAAAGGAAAGCATAAATGAAGCAGCCCAAGGAGAGTATCAAAGCAGTAGATGCTGCCTTCTCCAAATAGTCTTTGATGTTCTCCTCAAAATGGACTTTTAAACTAAACAGGTTCTGTTTTCATGTGTGGAAACACGGTAACTCGTAAATAACTAACCATTTATATTATTACatgtattaattataattaaaaaattaaattaaatatattctggTTGGTTTGGTTAACCGCACCATAAGAATTTAGGGAACCGATTGGCAAACTGATTAAGGTTAGTGAGGTTCGGTTTAACcaccaaaaatttaaaaactctaattaaaaaataaaaaaataataaaaaaagccaAACCAAACCAAGCTACTGGTGCGGTTCATGCGGTTCAATCAGTTTTTTGAATGCCCAACCCTAGTTGAGAATGGGAATTAAACTCTATGAGATTCAATCTCATGTTCCTTAATAGCTCAGTTGTTGAGTGGTCGTTAACTACTAGTTGCGAAGTGCATACTTTTTGAAATGTGAATaacaatttctttatttttattggaATAAAATTATAGGCTAGccattagagcaagtccaccccatCCATTTAGGCTGGCCCAAAGTCCCCCAAAACAACCTAGCCCTTCAAAAACCCACTCCACGCCACCAAATAGGTTGGCCCAAAGTCCACCCCAGCTTCTAGGCAGGCCCATAATGGACTGAGTGAGGAACTAGCCCATCTGAGGTCATGCATAACGTCAGCCACgggcaaagtttttttttttttttttgccgctGGCGCGTGGGCGCGTGTTCCTGACAACTCGCAAAGGAGGGGCCCGCATTGTAGGCGCACTAATTGGGACATCAAACTTAGGCCACGTCGCGCAGTGAtatcgttggatttccaacggctagttttctagaccgttagatttccaacggtaaaaaaaattgaatttgaaatttaatGGATAGTGACGTAGCAAAGTTTGGACCACTCAATTTCCAAATCAAAGGTCCAGGTTTTTCGGCCAAAAAACatttataaaaaacaaaaaaagaaaatgtcagaAATCTTACCGTTGGCctagtaataaaaaaatatgtaatttatgtaatttcgtatttatttttaatactttatgtattttcttatatatttttagtactttacatattttcttatttatttttagtactttatgtaattttttatttatttttaatattttatgtaatttcttatttattttagtttatgtaatttcgtatttatttttagtactgtatgtaatttcttatttattaaattGGGTACCTTACTTAAATCGGTAAAATTCTACTTAAAAATTTATCCACAAAAATTGTACTTTcgaaaatgacacgtggcgtaatAAGatttgttaaaaatctgatctgaaattaaaaataaaattattttttattattttataaaaaaattattattattttaatacgaattgaCTAGACTCTTGCACAGCCCAGCTCATTTTTTAGTAGTGGAGATGCACTTGaccaattactattcatttgggTGGATTAAATGGATTCATTTTTTAAGGGTGAAGTTGCTCCCAAGGTCTTAGAAGTTGTTTTGATACCAACATAACGCTTCTTCACAGGCACAGTACCAAGTTGACATTACCACCACAATTTTCTAACAAAACAACCCACATCCAAATTTGCCTTACATGCCAAGATGCCAAGTTTTATAGCCCTCAATCAGATGCACCTACAACGCTTATGACAACGAAGAATTTGCTTTTCTGTAAATCAAAGATCCATACATTAACATTGACTACCTTATAAATCCCCGCCATAACCGACAAACCGTGCATCTAACTTTCCGGTAACAACATAGGGCCATGAGATCAAGAAAACCGTGCAACAGTAAGGTTTTATAAATGTAAAGCAAGAAGCAAATGTCGCTTATCTGCTACTGTACAATTTAACAAGCAGCTCACCTCCAGCAGCTGGCCAATCCTTTCAGGCATAATACTCTGTATAGAGAAATGAAAAATATTCCTAATGCTGATCGCTTTGAAACCGCATTTTCACATGCTCAGCTGCTTGAGAGAGATACCTTTGCACCACATTCTTCGCTTGATAAAAAATTTGAGATAAAAATCTTGTATGATTCTGGTTCAGCTATGCATGAAGTATTTGCGAATCCTGCAAACAAGTAGCAAACCAACATCAACCGCACAATACATGATCATGATTCCAAACGTATGGGACCTTTGATTGATCAACTTAATCATCGACCCATGCATGAATGATATGGGGAGAATACTAATGAATTCCAGAAATAACAAAGGCTAGTCAACAATTAAAAGTCTGAAACAGTGTTGAACCCAAGCAGAACCGAAATAAAGAGGAGGAGAAAGGGAGGAGGAAGCTCAGTTCTAAGAATTCTTACATAGAAGCCAAAAGTTCTTAGTGTAGTCTAATTTAGTATCAAGGAACTTCGTGGAATTGACAGTTTTGGCTTGCAATATCAAAGACATTATAACAATCTATAAAACTCCATCCCCATacagtttctttttcttttgggtatATCACGTGAGTCCTTTTTCTTAGCAACTGGGGTCCTACGTTCTACTTAAAACCAATGCTATTTTCAGTCTCTGATCTTTCTTTATACCCATTATCTTGAATCTACTATTCCTTTTATCTTTCTCTTTATTACTTTTGGCATGACCTTATATCTTATTACATACCATCCCACCTTTTCCTCTTGTCCTCTTCAATTCCTGCCGTCCCCTCACTTTGAATTATTATCCTCACTCCTAATTTGCATCCCACACCCACACCCACGTTCATCCACCCCTTGATACATTTTATCTCTCGCCTTTCAGCAAATCGTACATCAGTCAAAAGCTACCTCTATCAGAATAGTAGAATGCAATTCACAATTTTTTGAGGCCAAGGTATCTTTCCCCATTCAATAAAAAACATCGATATTCAATAAGAGAGCACATCAATAATGAATTTTTACCTAAATAGAAAGTATATGATTAAGAAGAAAACCACAAAATATGCCACAAGTACACACATTCTCCGGCTTGATTTTTTCTCAAATACCTACAAAGCAAATAACTTGATCTCTCAGCCAATTGCCCATAAGTGAtaacacaaaaaagaaaaaagggagaaGTGAGGTTTAGGTACCATTTTAAATCTATCCATTGTTCCAGACAATATACCCCTTGACACATCCATGCTATTGCCCTGGTTTTACAGGATAATCAAACAAGTTCAAACATATAAACAATATCTAGAGAAAAAGAAATATCTAACAAGGAGAGTACGCTTAATAAGTAGAAGCATACCATTCGGTCAAGCAAGCGATTATGACTCTCCACCTCTTCATGAATATCACCTGTTAACTGTAAAtaaaacatttttattttgtaagatTAAAGACCGATACTATtgcattaatatttttattttgaagttgtaaaatttatttttattttgctgACTCCATACTATTGCATTAATATACAATCAACTACAACTTCAACTTCACTTTCAGTAAGAAGAACAACTTCAACTTCAATCTAAGCATGCATGAAAATATAATGACTGACATCAATGACAATCGATGCCATTTTGAATGTATAAATAGGTGCAGGAGTCAGCAAGCGTGTGATCCGGTGCATGTAGACTCATGCATGGTGAACAGGCAAGCTGTGTCTGTTGGTAATGAAATCAAACAAATTGCACTTGTTCTGGGGATTTTCAAGGCAATTTGGCACTCACACTGGATTAAACCAGTACAATTATTCAATGATAATATTACATGCATCATAATATAATTTATCCAATGATATTAACAATTGAGCATACTAAAACCCGCCGCAATTCAAAAACATTATGGTAGCTAACAACAGTGTAGACAAACAAAACTGACAACTTGGTACAGTTGGTGACGATTGATCAGAGTTCACCAAGAGAACCTGACAGAAAAGGCATTTGAATACAGGCCAGATTTCCATGAACCCTTTCATGCTTATGCATCAGGCATGCTGTTCTTATAAATTTAGTTATTAGCATTCACATGAAAGTCTGTAATTCTGAATGTTCTACTACAACTCTTAAATTGATACCTACTACAACTCTTAAATTGATACCctataaattttttaaagtCCTAAGCAGTCGACACATTATGGCAACAGAATATATTACCCACTGTCTAAAACAGCACGGCTCATATCAACTTATACAATGTTACATAAAGATATTTTCATGTCTAATAGAATAAAAAACATGTTAAGATATTTATGAAACAAAGGTTCAACTCCACAAATTCAGCCAGTAAAGATATCTTATATTGCACTCACTCTCTTCAGAAAAACAACTCTATCTTGTAAACTTTTCACGGCTTTGTCATTGTCATGCTCATTAAAGTCATGGGAgtatgaggaggaggaggcccTAAGACCACCTTCCTCAAGGCCATCTAAAAGAGACGCTTTGGAGGAACGGTGctccctacaaaaaaaaaaaaaagcaaacatAGTCAAGTATTATACAAATGTACCTAGGAAACCACCAAAAAACTGCAATACCGGCTCAAAACTGCAACATATAAGGGGTTGACACCAGTACCTTGAACTATACTAAAAAATGTGACAGTGCGAATGAACTTAAAAATCGTCCTAGCAACAGTTTGTGGCACGGTTTCTAactaaaacaaaacttttctaACTAAAACGAAACTAACACGTTAAATAAAGTTAATAAACGCATAATAGTACTACGAAAAAACGAAGAAACATGAAGTTTGTAGTATTTCTGTACTGCGAAAGCTTAAAGCAAAGTACCAAAGAACTGGAGAAAGACAGTTAATCATATATTCGGACCCAACAAGCACAAATCTAAGGGATCGGAATCTCGAACGATGATCACAGCTTATAACTTCAAGGCTTCACCAGTTTTACACAAATTGCAAATCAACACCTTGTCTCCGTTTTCACAGATTTCCTTCCGACTAATCCGGACTATTAACAATAGTTCTATCCTCAACTTGTAAACTAATCAAACGGACACTAAATCCAACCTGCATTTTAAATTTACCAGGATTAATGCTTCAGGTAATCGCAAGTTGAGCTCGTACTTAGTGCTAATTACAAGATCTAACCAATAAATTTCGaaattaataatccaattagCAACACAACATTGCGTGCAGAGAAAAGATAAAATTCTGAAGGTGCGAAAATTCGAGATCTTGATATATAAAATTCGTGCTTATCAGAGAATACGAACCTTCTGTAATTCATTGGCTGCAGCGTTCGCAGATTCGACGTCCTTTTTGCACCAGTAGGATTTCGATTCGTAAGGACAAAATTGAATGGAAATATCTGGCGATGGTGTTGGAGAGTGTAGTAGTGAAGTTTGAAATGGTTGATCTTCGTCCGTTTGGTAGCTGAGAAAATGtgggaaaggaaaggaaaatgAAGAGGAAATTTGAGGAATTGATTTCAACGGAACGGAAAGGCAGTTATTGGAGTTCCACGTGGTGCCAGAGGTTGGGCTTGCCGCCAACAGGCTTCTTGGGTTCTTTAGGCCCAACTAGATTTTTTTACTCGAAAAAAGGATCATGGGCCTACCCAGTTTCTTTTCTATATGGTCCTAATAAAACTATTCGAACATTGGGGGGGTGTTTCTTTAGGCCCAACTAGATTTTTTTACTCGAAAAAAGGATTTTCAAGATCTAAGAGATTGAGACGAAAAATGTTAGATAGACGGGATTAGAAATTTCTTCATAAGCACTTCGAAGGTATGTTAAGGGGATATTTAAATGATTAAATCCCTATTCGCAAGGTGTCATTTGAAATCTCTCATGTGCCTTTATTAGGTTCATGGATATAGATAACCGTGAAGATCCATTTTTAACCTAATCAGGCTGATATGGTAATAGTACTCTCTGCCCTGAAATCTCCTCGTTTACTCGTGTAACATTTTAATGTTAGAATATAAGTATGATTGTGAGTGCTGGAAACCGGCTATAGTGTTTCAATTGGTATGGAAAGGTCTTGTTGTAGAGTTTAAAGTTGTCCTAATCAATTTGGGATTGAAACTTTAATAAATCATGATACTTAACACTCATAGTTGGATTGGAATTGTGTGTTTGTTTCCTATGCTGATTTTAATAGGAAAATCACAATGATTgtttcaatataaaatattagtcTCTACTCTCACAAAAAATACGCTCAATATTAAACTAAGACCTATTGTTAATTTGAGTACTTTTGGTTTTGCAAGAAAGGAGAAGGTGTATTGTTTAGAAGTTTGCTTTGGCTTCTTCTTCTACTGCTTCCATGGATTAGTTTGTTATAGTGTTAATCGAATTGTGATTTTAATACTTATATAAATTGTGGTTCATGTGCTTAATCTCTTAATATGTTTTTGATAAGTTTAGTCTTACATATAGTATCAGAGCTTAAGATTTTTGTTCTTCAATTCAAATTGAAAGTATTAAATTGAAGCAGTAATCGACGTGATGGTTTAGCGGGGAAATAGACTTTGGTTttgcaaaagaaaattttaaagttttaaagaAATAATAGAGAGGATGTCTTTATGTAAAAGGTTAGGTAGTGttgttttcaaaattatttGACCATTGCAATTTTGAAAAGGGGGAAAATTGTGTTCTGTCTAAGCCTTCTTTCTGCAAAAGATAAAAGGGTTGTTGAGGTTTGTGAATATATGAACACATACATGCACTTGtgaaatttattttgatttatattaaatttagattttaattaaactaattatgaaatttcaatttttgttagtAATCGTTAAAAATCCGTAGACCACAGAGCTCAATCCTATGAGCGTGTAGGTGAAAATTGTTCACGAATCGGAGTTGAAACGAAGAAATTAAAGACGTTttagttgttaaaaaaataaaataaataaaaaaaggactAGAAGTTGCCAGATGGCAGCGGGAGAGAGGGGGAAAAGGAGAGATGCAGGAGAGAAAATGAGGAAGACGGTGATTAATCAGAGGagaagaaatgagggaaatgagaaaagaaagagagccAGTTGACTTGGCCCCCCACTCGACCCAGTTGTAACCCGTTTCTGGTGACGAATTCTGACAATTTTCCGTCAATTTTTCCAACGAAGTACACCCATACACCACCTGAAAAACATCACGGCATCCTTCCCTCTTCCATTTACACCAACAACATGAGCCATTTTGGCCCTATTTCGTGAAGATCAAATGTCACCAGTTTCTCTCTACGTCCAACATAAGCATTGTGCTTAGACATCCAATCAATTCCCAGAATGATATCGAACTCCACAAGTTTGAAGGGAATCAAATTGGCCTCAAAAAGTTCACTTTCTACAATAATTGGGCAATCCTTAAACTCCCACTATGCACAGAATAAATCTCTAGGAGGCAATTGTATAAACATATCATATCCAAgtgatgaaggttgctagttcaCCACTTGCGCAAATTATGGGGACATGAATGAATAAGTAGCACCCAGATCAATCAGAACATTAGCCCAATGACCAAAAACAAGTAATGTACCAGTGATAACTCTGGGATCCTGCTCTACCTCCCGCTGAGTCATGGCATTGATACGTCTATGGGCCTGACGTCCCGAACTATTGTTACAGCTACCACGAATCCTAGCACCCTGGCTATTGCGGCCTGCTCGGCTCCTCTAAGCACAACTACTAAAAGCTGCTCCAGAATACTGCGGCTGTCGCTGAGCAGAAAACTGAGTACTCGGATTGCTACTCCCACCATAACTCTGAGTACTCGAATTATTACTCCCACCGTAACCCTAACCAGAAGCAAAATCATTAGATGAACATGGAGTACCGCAATTATGGGCAATATGTCAAGAGCCACCACACCTGAAACAAATGACTAGACCAGCAATGCAATCTCCCTGATGGCGCTTACCACAATGTGCATAAGCCTCAACTGCTGGATTACAATGGTCGAAAGACTGCCTCGCCATCTCACTGCCTGAGCCTTCACTGGATGATCCCGAACAATAACCATGTCGTTTAAACGATTGAGAATGTCTAGAGCCGAAATgagaagaagaagtagaaggATCCCTCATGCTCTGGGATCGGAATCTACGACCCTACTAATTTTGGTTCTATCTCGTCTATTCGACCCTCAAAACTGCCTCAATCATCTCCTCGTAGGATGCATACCTATGTGGTGCCAAAAGCTCGCATATGTCATCGTTCATAGCAATCCCCAGATGTACCATCATCTCCTAAGGGTTCCCATAGGTTCCGTTGTGGTGTCTTGACAACCACTGAAATATGCTATCAAACTCTATGCTACTCAAGTTGCCCTGGAGAAAATTTAGAAATTCCTATCTCTTCCTTAGCTGATACCCGGGGCTCAAAAAGTGTTAGCTAAAAAGTCTCATGAACGTAGCCCAAGTCATCATAGAGTTACGTAAGCGAGAGTCCGTCACTGACTTCCACCAATATGTCGTGTTACCTTGAAGGAAGTAACCAATGGCATTCACCCACTCAGCCGCTGGGCATTCATACTCTCCAAAGTGTCCTCCATCTTTTCTAGCCAATCCTCAGCCTCCTCACAGATTCCAACTACATTCAACTCGGTAACACTGTGACTCTGAGCAATCTCCATATAGGTACAACTCGACCCGCTACAACtagaaaaagtatttcataaaACGGAGGTCAACAGTTGAATCCCACCCATTAAACTAGAATGAGGTCGATGAGGCACGTGCCCACCAAAAAGATCCATGATTCTGATAAGAGTCAAACAAGATTTAGAAGGATGAAAGATCATGGCTACAAGAAAGATTATGATTACCAAATGGAAGAATGAAGTCCTAAGTATACTTTGATACCAATCTGACATGCCTCGATTCCGTGTCTGAAGGATAATGGGATGGCCACATGCtgaccgacacccgagggtgacgtaAGCCATTTTATGAATATGTATGCCGAGAACATGagaaacatgcatataaatttcgcGCGTAACTACACAATGTAATTTTCAAATACAATCTTATCAAAACAATATAATAAGTTCAActgccaaaaaaaataaaataatagtgatgatgcatgacatgttcagagtATACTACTAATTCGGAATACAAGTGGAAGGTGTAACAAAAAGTGATATTACAAGAATGTTCAAGCGAAGAGAAGGGCACAAGGTCACTAGTATGGGAatgtgataagctcatatttatatatattttacatcaaactcacttgtcttttcttagttagttccttatatttttgagctatttactttgtttttgtgttttgtgggatttttcaagcaaagaaaagaaaaatagcacaagtgggattttaagtaacaaattcgtcaaaactgcatgtgcagatcagctgactttgaaagcaagttgcgaacagctcagaatgaattagagaatgaaccttatattcttggaaagctacggatatctaatttttggagcattttgtggattgttaatatcatttgtctagaagaagttatggccattTTAAAACTGAAAGGTTACTAAGAGGCtaagcagtttgtaactgcaatgaaagcaataaacccaataaatctagcaaCCAAAACTAATGtagccaagaacaagtcagctgacacttattcaaatataaaagggaatggaattaaagatgaggattaagagggtgtaattggc
The nucleotide sequence above comes from Malus sylvestris chromosome 16, drMalSylv7.2, whole genome shotgun sequence. Encoded proteins:
- the LOC126606382 gene encoding bet1-like SNARE 1-1 isoform X2, which gives rise to MNYRREHRSSKASLLDGLEEGGLRASSSSYSHDFNEHDNDKAVKSLQDRVVFLKRLTGDIHEEVESHNRLLDRMGNSMDVSRGILSGTMDRFKMVFEKKSSRRMCVLVAYFVVFFLIIYFLFRIRKYFMHS
- the LOC126606382 gene encoding bet1-like SNARE 1-1 isoform X1; the protein is MINCLSPVLWEHRSSKASLLDGLEEGGLRASSSSYSHDFNEHDNDKAVKSLQDRVVFLKRLTGDIHEEVESHNRLLDRMGNSMDVSRGILSGTMDRFKMVFEKKSSRRMCVLVAYFVVFFLIIYFLFRIRKYFMHS
- the LOC126606382 gene encoding bet1-like SNARE 1-1 isoform X4, whose translation is MINCLSPVLWEHRSSKASLLDGLEEGGLRASSSSYSHDFNEHDNDKAVKSLQDRVVFLKRLTGDIHEEVESHNRLLDRMGNSMDVSRGILSGTMDRFKMDSQILHA
- the LOC126606382 gene encoding bet1-like SNARE 1-1 isoform X3; protein product: MINCLSPVLWEHRSSKASLLDGLEEGGLRASSSSYSHDFNEHDNDKAVKSLQDRVVFLKRLTGDIHEEVESHNRLLDRMGNSMDVSRGILSGTMDRFKMVFEKKSSRRMCVLVAYFVVFFLIIYFLFR